Within the Salvelinus sp. IW2-2015 linkage group LG19, ASM291031v2, whole genome shotgun sequence genome, the region CAACAAGGCAYTAAAGTAATAGTGAATTTTTKKGGGGAAAGCAATTCActatttgtcctgaatacaaagtgttatgtttgRggcaaatccaatacaacacattactgagtatcgcTCTAAATCTTTTCARgcatagtggtggctgcatcatgtcatgggtatgcttgtaatcattaaggggtggctaagcacaggcaaaattgcttaccaagaagacagtgaatgttcctgagtggcagttacagttctgacttaaatctacaagaaaatctatggcaagacctgaaaatggttgtctagcaatgattaacaaccaatgtgacagagcttgaagaattctgaaaagaataatgggtaaacgttgcacaatccagttgtggaaagctcttagagacttacctaaaRARACTCACAGCTGTAATCRctgccaaaagtgcttctacaaagtattgactcaggggtgtgaattcttaagtaaattagatatttctgtatttcattttcaatatgtttgcaaaaatgtataaaaacatattttccctttgtcattatggggtattgtgtgtagattggtgagaaaaaaatatatttaatccatgtttaattcaggctgtaacacaacaaaatgtggaataagtcaaggatgTAAAcagactttctgaaggccctgtgtaTATTTTTTAGTGGTATACTCTAATTTATTTGGACAAAAGGGATACAGCTAATTCAACTCAGCTTCATTTTCCGCTGAAAACGGGCTGTGGGAACTCCACTCAGGTATTTCTTtctacgcctgctacgttaggttagataTTGCACGTCTAGTGGAATAGGTTGCtgtttattaaattattaattccttaataaataatgtattccttatttgtatatacactgagtgtacaaaacattaggaacacgttcacccccttttgccctcagaacagcctcaattagttggggcatggactctataagctGTCGAAAGGTGACAGtaaactccaatgcttcccacaggcatgtcaagttggctggatgtcctttgggtggtggaccattcttgatacacatgggaaactgttgagcatgaaaaactcagcagctttgcagttcttgacacactcaaactggtgcacctggcccctactaccatacctcgttcaaaggcacttcaatcttttgtcttgcccattcacccaatGAATGgcccacacacaatccatgtctcaaagcataaaaatccttctttaacctgtctcccccccttcgtctacactgattgaagtgacatcaataagggatcatacctttcacctggatttaccatTTCATGGAAAgaataggtgttcctaatgttttgtaaactcagtgtatatatatatatatatatattttttttttacatacatttgtattattttttatgaaatagagGTATATCGGTGTAGGGTTAGGTGGTGAGGCCATTTTTTCCCTTTCCCCCTTtaattttcaaaatacaaaatatcacGTGCTCGACTACACActcccgcacagtaggtggcggcatgcacaaaACAAACGTGCGAACGCCATGATTCCAAAGAAGAAAGTGCACGTCGTCAAACCATTCATTGATTGGCTACGTCTGATCCTGTGCTTGTGTACTAGTAGTAATGGAGAACAAATCCTCTTCGGGGTAAAATCGGAATTAAGTGCTATCGATATCAAGTCACCAACTGCGCAAGATTTATCAGTGTTGGTAAGGTATCTTGTTTTAAACGTGTAATTTGACACCATATTTGGATTGTTTATCATGAATACGTCGTTGACAATGGCTAGCTAGTAGCAATAATAAgatggcttgctagctagctgtcatGTAACTAAGCTAGCTATCCATGAATCATGCAGACATTCATTAAACTAAATACCTAGTTAGTTATTTTTATCATACATTCTCATTCCTTATTGGACGTGTTATTATTCAGCTTGCTTATGTTATGGCACGCATAACATTCGGCTACAACATTTGCTAATTACAAGTTGATCGTTGCAGTACTTATCTgaggtaacgttagttagctaactagctaacgttacacttCAGGGTAGGCCGGACAAACTTCAAATAGACGCTGCTCTTGACCAATCAGGTTGCTGCTTTTCTTTTTGTCGAAGGTGTGTCACACGTTAAGTCAACTTCGACCCGAACTGTTTCATCCTCTTGTTTACAATGCTACTCTTATCTTATTTACAATCGACCAACAGTTTGTAAACACGCTGTAGCCTAATGGTGAGGTGTCACTGGGTGTGTCCAAACAAACCTKTCACGCTGTCCAGTCATGAACCAACATGACTTAACAGCCCCCCCTTTGCACAGATGTCCGTTGTATTAGCTTCCTAACACATCACTGTCTGTTGTTAAAATGTCACAATTCTTATGATGTTGAAACCTGTTTAATTCTGATCTGCAGGGCTTTCTATTTAGTATGTCGTCTGATTTGGKGTCCCAGACTCCTGGCTCCAAGGGGATCATGACCTTTCACCCCACTGCTGAGGAGTTCCAGAACTTCAGCCACTACATTGCCYACATGGAGTACCAGGGAGCACACCAAGCCGGCCTGGCTAAAGTGAGCACTGACACAAACCCTTCTGCCTTGTGAAGATTATTTTCTGATTTGTATTACCAGGCYTCCAGTTATGCAAAGCAGCTATGCACAGAAATACGTTACACTGTGACAttgtgaatatttttttaaatacaaatgacCCAAGTTTTTGCGAGTGAAATACTTCACTGTAACTGGTACTAAAACGGACTGTTTTTACAGGTCGTGCCACCAAAGGATTGGAAGCCCAGGAAGTCCTATGACGATATAGATGATCTGGTGATCCCGGCTCCCATCCAGCAGGTAGTGACGGGCCAGTCAGGCCTGTTCACCCAGTACAACATCCAGAAGAAGCCCATGACCGTCCGAGAGTTCCGTAAGACGGCCAACAGYGACAAGTGAGTCTGACTGCACCAAMACTGGAACAGCTTTAACAAAGTTTCATAACATATTACACACAGTCTATCTATGAGTGAATGagctatactgtatgtttcctctTGTATGAAGAATTTGTTGACTTGGTCTGTGATTGGGAAAAGTCACTCTGTGTACGTGCTATTTGTCTAAGGAAATGATACAGTGAACAAAGTTAATAACATGATTTAAAACAGAGGGTTTGTATGATTAGCTTTGTTAGTAATTCATGTGATTTTGAAAGGCTCTGGCTCACAGGCACGGATTTGAAAAATKTATAGTTTCTAATCAGCCGTACTGATCGACACTGTCCCCCCCGATCATAGGTTCTGCAGTCCTCGCTACGCCGACTATGAGGAGCTGGAGAGGAAGTACTGGAAGAAAGTGACCTTTAACTCGCCCATCTACGGTGCAGATGTGAACGGAACACTTTACGACCCTGTGAGTCATTACGAATCCCCCCCAGGGGTGTTTTTTACTATTCTATGGTGTTTACAATGTTAACATGTTGTTATTGTTCCTGGTTATAAAGATGCTGGCTGGTGAGAGTGATGTGTTTTGTGGTTGTGTAGACAAAGGTTTTGTAAATTACTTGTACGTGTTTCTCTCAGAATCATGTGTTACACCCACAATTTAAATTCACAACCAATCTAGAAGCCTGCAGTGGTTTTGTTTCACTACAGCGCTGAATAAGATAATGAAATCCAGCAACAATAGTTCAATTTTTCTGTCGTTCTCTCCAGGATGTGACTGATTGGAACATCGGCAAACTGAATACCATCCTGGACACGGTGGAGCATGCGAATGGCATCACCATCGAGGGGGTGAACACGCCCTACCTGTACTTTGGCATGTGGAAGACCACTTTCGCCTGGCACACTGAAGACATGGATCTCTACAGTATCAACTACCTCCACTTTGGGGCGCCAAAGTCCTGGTAAGTAGTTACACTATTACTCACGTACCGGTCGTAGATGTATTGgtagttgtgtgtgtataagagacaagTTTTTAAGCATCAACATGCTGATGATGGTTATGTAAGTGTAGTTTGAGGACTCGTTGTCAAGATTGAAAACAACACTCGCCAAGTGAAAGAAATGTCAACAATTTGAACGTCAGTGTTATAACAGAAGATAACTGATTGACGTTCTGATACGCCCACAGGTACTGTGTTCCACCAGAGCAGGGGAAGAAAATGGAGCGCTTGGCTCAAGGTGAGAGGGACTGACACATGTTTTACCTAATTAGAAAACAACTGCTTTTTAACTAGTTTTAATCCAACACACTGTTTCCTTTCAGGGTTTTTTCCTGGTAGCCACCAAAATTGCGAAGCCTTCCTGAGGCACAAGATGACCCTCATCTCGCCCTCCATATTAAGGAAATATGGCATTCCATTTGAAAAGGTAAGCCCTCATGAATAGTAATGATTTTCTACTTTTTTTAGCTGTATTTATTGTATACCAACCTAAGACCCCGTGGGATTTTATCAACTTATGTTGATCACTTATATAAAGCCttgtacagtatatgatagttTTTTCCTGTCCGTGTTTCAGATCACTCAGGAGCCCGGTGAGTTCATGGTGACATTTCCCTATAGCTACCACGCCGGATTCAACCATGGCTTCAACTGTGCCGAGTCCACCAACTTTGCCACCGAAAGGTGGATTGAGTATGGAAAGCAAGCCATGCTGGTAAGGAAGAGTTGCAATTTCTTTAAGTGCTCCTCGTTTAAACCATGTACATTAGGGATGTTAATCGGTTAGCCGCCGAAAGCATGacaggtcaaatgtatttattggtctataggttaatttgcataattttgtcgAATTAAATTGGCGAGTGTGTATTTTTCATTAGTCGCCATGTATCTTATCACACGCACAGCGTACAGAGCCTAGTTTGAGGATAGGAATATCCTGTCACCTGTCAGACAGAATGAGAGCAGCTCCTGAAAAAGCTGCTACTGGAGTGAAACAGGCTTTTATAAGGCCAGTCATTCCGCAACAAATAACCATTTTTAAATGCAATCACatgttaaaaactgttttgatgaaCACAATTAAAAAgagctacactaccggtcaaaagttttagaacacctactcattcaagggtttttctttattttgactattttctacattgtagaataatagtgaagacatcaaaactatgaaataacacacattgaatcatgtagtaaccaaacaagtgttaaacaaatccaaatatatttattttattcttcaaatatccaccttttgccttgatgaatggaatgctgagcacttgttggttgctgttacttaactctgcggtccaactcgtcccaaaccatctcaatttggttgaggtcgggtgattgtggaggccaggtcatctgatgcagcactccatcactctccttcttggtcaaatagcccttacacagcctggaggtgtgttgggtcattctcctgttgaaaaacaaatgatagtcccactaagcgcaaaccagatgggatggcgtatctctgcagaatgctttggtagccatgctggttaagtgtgccttgaattgtaaataaatcacagaccgtgtcatcagcaaagcacccccacaccataacacctcctcctccatgcttcacggtgggaaatacacatgcagagatcatccgttcagccacaccgcgtctcacaaagacacggcggttggaaccaaaaatctcaaatttggactccagaccaaaggagaaatttccaccagtctaatgtccattgtttgtgtttattgtcccaagcaagtctMttcttcttattggtgtcctttagcagtggtttctttggaggaatttgaccatgaaggcctgattcacacagtctcctctgaacagttgatgctgagatgtgtctgttacttgaactctgaagcatttatttgggcagcaatttctgaggctgggaacactaatgaacttatcttctgcagcagaggtaactctgggtcttcctttcctgtggcggtcctcatgagagccagtttcatcatagcgcttgatggtttttgtgactgaacttgaagaaactttcaatgttcttgaaatgttccctattgactgaccttcatgtcttaaagtaatgatggcctgttgtttctctttgcttatttgagctgttcttgccataatatggactttgtattttaccaaataggactatcttctgtatagccccactaccttgtcacaacacaactgattggctcaaacacattaagaagKAARgaaattccacaaatgtaacaCCTGTTAatgaacacctgttaattgaaatgcattccaggtgactacctcatgaagctggttgagagtgtgcaaatctgtcaaggcaaagggtggctatttgaagaatctcaaatgtcYTACCTTGCtccaaagtagcctagccaaatcCAACCATAGAAACGTAGAGGCAATTATTTGATACAGACTTCCTCATGCCAATAACCAtcgtttctctcctgttctattggttttcatatctacattctttcgttgtccagaagccatAGTCATATTGGTAACCCATTCTAGTTGTTGCTGTTAATGTTCTTTCTAACAGATTTCCATCTCAGTCACATATGGAACAGATCCCATTAggtgtttagaacagtgttttcctgcAAATTTCATTTGAGCAAATGTTTTATTAGCTGCTTCATTACAGCAGTTGCATGTTCAATATAAAGGCTATTAGCCCTTTGACTGTAAAATGATGGGCTTGCTATTGTTGCATGTGTCCATTTTAAGATCTTATTGAAAAATGTCTTCCTTGTGTAATATTTTCTGTTGGTCACRTCATTTTACTGTTTGGGGAAAAATWTAACCATTGTTGACCAGTTAATGGGGGTCGGTTAGTTAATGGGGGTCGGCAGAAAGAGGGAAAGTGGGAAAAGACTATACTTAGAGAGTCATACGAGATTGTTATTAATACTATTAGACTGACCTTGGTTTATTTACCTCTGGGAGCATTAGTACATCCCTAGAACGTATTCTCCTCTTGCCTCCAGTGTACGTGCAGGAAGGACATGGTGAAGATCTCCATGGATCTGTTCGTGAAGAAGTACCAGCCAGACCGCTATGAGCAGTGGCTCGCGGGGCGGGACACAGGCACCATCAACCACTCACGGTCCACCCCAGAAGCCAAGGAGTTCCTGGGGGAGGAGCAGGGGAAGGACTGCATTTCCcaggagccagaggtggagagaaagaggtcagaaGAGATGTTAATTTTTATGTTGGTAGAGGGTGCTATAGAGCAGATTTAACAGTATATGGATGGAaatttccttaaaaaaaaaaaaatgcttgacATAAAAATAATTCAACTTGAATGTTTTATGGCTCACCAGCCCAACACCGAGGATAGGGACCAAGAGGCACTGGGTGTGTCTGGATGTACCTGACAAGGTGGTCCcgaaagatgaagaagaggagtaTGAAAAGAAGGCCAGACTAGGCCTCACCGCTCTGTGCACGGGAGCAGAGGACTACACAGATACAGGTACCCTCACTGACAGTAAGGCTGTGACTACCAGCCTTATTTTCACTATTTAAAACCTAGAAAATTACACGCAAAATCAGCACAGTATGATACATTTGTAAAATTAGGGGGTAACACAAAATATCASACTGACACTTGACTGGATTTTAACCTGGAATCTGCATTAGGGGAAACAGCRTCAGTGTTTGTGTCCCCagcacatttgttattgtttttgttttgtttctgaaaggaaagagaggagcgTTCAGCATcgtagttttttattttatttttttattttattttatttatccgttattttaccaggtaagttgactgagaacacgttctcatttgcagcaacgacctggggaatagttacaggggagaggagggggatgaatgagccaattgtaaactggggattattaggtgaccgtgatggttgaaggccagattgggaatttagccaggacaccggggttaacacccctactcttacgataagtgccatgggatctttaatgacctcagagagtcaggacacccgtttaacgtcccatccgaaagacggcacccgtAGTAAATACTCTGCTGTTATATCGCACGTGCAATGAAGTCTGCGGGGGGAAAAGTGTTCTTTGTTTTGAAgttatttctttgttgttgtaatatcgcaaactgCCATGGTGGATTCCAGCTTTAATAAGCTCCAGTGTCCCGCCACCAAATGTCAAATGGTTTGAATACAGGCCACTTGTCAAAtcagtttattggttgcgtacaccgGTAAGTAGGTGTTGTAGTGGTTGCtttgaaatgcttatgttactagctgcTAACAATTCAGTAAACTACAAACAACTTTTGTAGTAAATGGGTATTGTAGTAAATGGGTATCGATATTCTGCCTGGCtgcccagactccttgctccaaGCAAACACTACGTCATGCCCCCGGATGTTAgtttcagtggaggctggtgggaggagctataggaggaccgtctcattgtaatggctggaatggaaaaaCATGGAGCGGGGTCGACCATGTGGTTTTCATAtttttgataccgttccatttattccattccagccattacaatgagaccGCCCTCCCCCCCATAGCTCCTCACAGCCTCCACTGGTTAGTTTCTTCTCCACATTGACTTTGGATCTGCGAACACATTCAAGGCTGTCTGATTAGTCCATAAACCGAttggttgggccagagccagaacacacatggttaaagcctagtggttagagcgttggactagtaaccgaaaggttgcacgatcgaatccccgagctgacaaggtaaaaatctgtcgttctgcccctgaacaaggcagttaacccactgttcctgggccatcattgaaaataagaatttattcttaactaaCTTGTCTAGTTAagttaaaaaaattttttttttttaattaagtagTGGTTTGAAAatttgtcattggctttgatactctgattggttagagactatccaatcgctgatgacttttgTACAATAGCCCtcgtcaccacaaacaacttcaacgatggcagtctcagactgaagtatgtagtgaCAGAGCAGCGGAAGTCGTCATGATAATCGATCTGTGTCACTAATCCACTATGAGACTCAGTGGATATTTGGAAATGCTATCCCTGTTGCTTCTCCTGATACAAATGTTTGTATTTCAGACACACCAGTGAAGCTCACCTCGAGGGAACTGCCTAATTTAAAGACGGACCCTACGAAGGGCAACAGCAGCACAAGCCCGGCTCTACAAAAAGTCACCATCCCCTCCACCAGCAATCACGCAGCGACCATTTTGGCTCAACCCCAGTCGCACAGAAACGGCCACCTCCCAGTAGTGGCTCCCCCAGCCAGGACCGGTCCTTCCACTCAGCCTGTCCGAAAGCTGGGGGTGGCCAGCCTCCTCTTCCACAAGACCCAGAGCCCCAAGGAGACCATGCAGGTCCTCAGCTACGCCCGTGAGAACCAGCAGCCGATTCACCACACCCAGCTCCACGTGCACAGTTATGCCAGGGAGCACCTGCCACGGCACCTTCAACTCAAGGCCCAGCTCCAGTCCCAAGTCAAAGCCGGGCAGCAGGAGTCCCAGGTCCCATTCACCAAAGATGAGCATATCCAGGCCGAAGCACAGAGTCCCAGGAAGGGAGAACAGGTTGAAACAAAGGCCCAAGGCCTCAGTAAGTGGCAGCAGCCCGGCGAGGCCCAGGCTCAGGAGGAGAAGTCCGAAGCTAAGGCCCCTAGCAGCCCGGAGCCTGTCCAGACCCACGCACATACCAGGCCAATCAAGAGGGCAGAGGTCAGGAGGGACAGGTGGAAGGTTAGTTTACCCTCTTTCATGATTCTATCTTTAGAAGTTATTCATTTTTGGTTATGGGTTTGTGATGATAGTAGAGACTGATATTAGAGGCGAATATGTTAAAGATTAAAATGTGACATGTTTTCACACTTGACATACAATAGAAAACGGCATTAGATGTGGAAACAACACATGAGCCAGCTGATGGTCACtcatcctcttcctgtctctttcccCAGCAATGTCTTTCCCCAGTGCAGGCGGAGTTAACTTTAATCAAGCAGACAAACTTAAACTTAAGTAAGCCGATGATTTTACATCCAAGTAAACTGACTAACTTAAGTCAAAATAAGCAGACGGACTGCAAGAGCGTGAAGATCAAACAATATCCTCTCCTCCGCCAGCTGCCCAAACAGCACCCACTCCTCAGCTCCAGTGAAAGCCACAGTGATGATGGTGAGCACCTGCTTCTGGTGGGTTAGAACAGTATCCCAACATATATTTCTATAACAAGCAACCTTTTCAACACAAGTACATATTCACAGTGATAGGGCCCtagtctctttttctcctctctcttaacCTCCTCCGTTACTCTCTCCCACCTCTATCTTGTAGATGAGCGGTATGTTGATATGAAGGATGAACCAGAGGAGTGGGCCAAGCCCCTGGCTCAGCTGTGGCAGAGCCAACCTTACAACCCCCAGGCGGAGAGATCGTACAACCAGCGCATGGGCCTGCAGGCCCCCTACTGCTCTATCTGCCTGCTCTTCCACACATACGACCAGGTAGAGTGGAGAGGTCCTTGGTCTTTGCCTTATACTGTAGCTGTTGTTAATGGGCCCTCAATCCAGCTGTTAAtgagtttaattttatttttcaacaaaaaaataaactttgAACTTTGTTTTTATGTACCTTCTAAAGACATTTAGGCAACAGAAAAGCAATTCAGCCAGCTGTGCACAATAGTAGTCGTAGAAATTACAATTTGACCTTTAATAATACGCATCCCTCTCCAGTCGCAGTCTGGCAGCAACCCCAGCTACACTGTAAAAGGCCGGTGTGGGGGCAGACAGAGCTCCAAACCCCTGATCCCGGAGATGTGTTTCAGCACCACCAATGACAAGACCAACAGCAGCAGCGGCGAGGGCCAACTCTACACCCCTCACCTGGAGGAGGACGGCACCAGCCTGCTGGTCAGCTGTTCCCAGTGCTGCGTCCGCATCCATGCCAGTCAGTAGCTACAGTCTCATTCACAATCCCCAASTTTGAAGCCTGTTCCATATGTTTCATTTCTAATTGACTGTAGTACTCCAGATTTCAATGAATATTAGTTCATTCACACCCGTTGTTAGACAGCACTTTTCCATTGATAAGCACTAATATGCTCTTGCTGAATTCCATTTAATTCACATCAACAGTCTAACACCAATGTTTAGAGCATGTMATTTATTTTAGAATTATTTTCTCAGTCGTCATTGAAATGACTAACAACAAATTGAAACTAGTGTAGAAATAATGGACCTGTGTAACagaacaaatataagcaccccccccAATTAATGTTGTTTATTATTACATTTAGTCTCTTGACTCTGTCGCTCTTGCTAGTAGTCATCAAAACTAAAGCTAGACAGTCTGGGAGCATTGGAAATTCCAAAGCGTTTGATAGAGGACTATTCTCTGCAAATTATGAYGGTGaggaaatgtaatcaattttaagtGCGTTGAAGACTGAATGTGGCCCgcggggcaaaatgagtttgaaaCCCCTGTGTTTAATGTGTTCCATATGTTTAATCTAATCAATGATATGCTCTCAAGGAATACCAGTTTGTCAGAGTTCAGTAATCAATCCAGAATGTCCATTCTCATTTATTAACAATGATTTACTGCAATGACGTGCMCTTTAATCAATTGATTTGCAAGACACATAAATGCTTATGTGCCTGTGGAACTTCTCATTCACATCAGTGCCTTTGTCACCTCTGTCAATAGAAAAYGTCTTCTAATGTTTTCCGTGGCCTTGTTTTCCTCGTGTCCCTCAGGTTGCTATGGAGTGTCTGTTGACCAAGTGTCAGACGATTGGATGTGTGCTCGCTGTGAAGCCAACGCTTTGACTGAGGTCAGTACTGCAATGAAGTACAACTGAAACCATATCACTACACAAGCTTATCAACACTACATGATCTTAGTTCCACTTCACACACATACTAGCACCATACTGACAATGGAGTGGGATGGGATAATGTTGTAACTCATGTGCACTCCAACTCTTCAGAGATTCTAGAACTAAGAATATTGAAGGCTGACAACAAGAAAGGATaggatacagtgctttcagaaagtattcacaccacttacatttttacacattttgttacagcctgaatataaaaggGATTCAATTGAGAGAtttttttttggtcactggcttacacacaatttAATTTCTCCCTTMATGttaaagtggaatgatgttttttaGACATGTTTACAAATGAAAAATCAAAAGCTGAAAAATGTGTTGCGTCTAAGTATTTAAAGCTTTYGTTATGGCAACCCTAAATAagctcaggagtaaaaatgtggttaacaattcacataagttgcataaactcactgtgtgcaataatagtgtttaacatgctttttgaatgactacctcatctctgtaccctacacatataattatctgtaaggtcccgcagtcgagcagtgaatttccaacatagattcaaccacaaagaccagggaggttttccaatgcctcggaaagaacggcacctattggtagatgtgtaaaaaaatatataaaaagcagacattgaatatccctttgagcatggtgaagttattaattacactttggctggtgtatcaatacacccagtctctacaaagatacaggcgtccttcctaacgcagttgccgtttttgtatttttattccaaaacatgcatcctgtttgcaacaaggcactgaagtaatactgggGCCTCCATTAAATGGGAAatagcaaagcaattcactttttcctctgaatacaaagtgttaaatttggagcaaatccaatataacacattactgagtaccactctctattttttcaagcatactggtggctgcatcatgttatggStatgcttgtaatcattaaggactggggagtttttc harbors:
- the LOC111979262 gene encoding lysine-specific demethylase 4A isoform X2, translating into MSSDLXSQTPGSKGIMTFHPTAEEFQNFSHYIAXMEYQGAHQAGLAKVVPPKDWKPRKSYDDIDDLVIPAPIQQVVTGQSGLFTQYNIQKKPMTVREFRKTANSDKFCSPRYADYEELERKYWKKVTFNSPIYGADVNGTLYDPDVTDWNIGKLNTILDTVEHANGITIEGVNTPYLYFGMWKTTFAWHTEDMDLYSINYLHFGAPKSWYCVPPEQGKKMERLAQGFFPGSHQNCEAFLRHKMTLISPSILRKYGIPFEKITQEPGEFMVTFPYSYHAGFNHGFNCAESTNFATERWIEYGKQAMLCTCRKDMVKISMDLFVKKYQPDRYEQWLAGRDTGTINHSRSTPEAKEFLGEEQGKDCISQEPEVERKSPTPRIGTKRHWVCLDVPDKVVPKDEEEEYEKKARLGLTALCTGAEDYTDTVKLTSRELPNLKTDPTKGNSSTSPALQKVTIPSTSNHAATILAQPQSHRNGHLPVVAPPARTGPSTQPVRKLGVASLLFHKTQSPKETMQVLSYARENQQPIHHTQLHVHSYAREHLPRHLQLKAQLQSQVKAGQQESQVPFTKDEHIQAEAQSPRKGEQVETKAQGLSKWQQPGEAQAQEEKSEAKAPSSPEPVQTHAHTRPIKRAEVRRDRWKQCLSPVQAELTLIKQTNLNLSKPMILHPSKLTNLSQNKQTDCKSVKIKQYPLLRQLPKQHPLLSSSESHSDDDERYVDMKDEPEEWAKPLAQLWQSQPYNPQAERSYNQRMGLQAPYCSICLLFHTYDQSQSGSNPSYTVKGRCGGRQSSKPLIPEMCFSTTNDKTNSSSGEGQLYTPHLEEDGTSLLVSCSQCCVRIHASCYGVSVDQVSDDWMCARCEANALTEDCCLCSLRGGALQRANNNKWVHVLCSLVVLEARFVXIADRSPVDLSYIPVARFQLKCFYCKLRVKRDVGCCVQCSHGRCTTAFHPTCAQAAGQLMQPDDWPFIVHVTCYRHKSPVLPERNKAAMQELEVGQQVICKHKNGRYYQCEVLELTTATFYEVVFDDGSYSDNLFPEDIENRDCVKLGPPAVGDVVQVRWTDNLLYGAKFVASHSILMYQMEFEDGSSLSAKRDDVYSLDEELPKRVKSRMSKASDMRFDGIFTEKEVKQGSKRQRVINSRYXEDYIEPLLYSVMME